Proteins co-encoded in one Pseudomonas beijingensis genomic window:
- the pfkB gene encoding 1-phosphofructokinase, with protein MAKILTLTLNPALDLTVELARLEPGQVNRSDGMHAHAAGKGVNVAQVLADLGHTLTVSGFLGEDNAQVFETLFAQRGFVDAFIRVPGETRSNIKLAEQDGRITDLNGPGPVVDAAAQQALLARLEQIAPGHDVVVVAGSLPRGVSPQWLQALITRLKTLGLNVALDTSGEALRVALAAGPWLIKPNTEELADALGCEVVSEVAQAQAAQRLHAQGVEHVVISHGADGVNWFSVGAALHASPPKVSVASTVGAGDSLLAGMLHGLLSADTPEQTLRTATAIAAMAVTQIGFGIHDTALLASLEQGVRVRPLTEQ; from the coding sequence ATGGCGAAGATTCTTACCCTGACCCTCAACCCGGCGCTCGACCTCACGGTGGAGTTGGCGCGCCTGGAGCCGGGCCAGGTCAACCGCAGCGACGGCATGCACGCCCACGCCGCCGGCAAGGGCGTGAACGTGGCCCAGGTGTTGGCCGATCTCGGCCATACGCTGACGGTCAGTGGCTTTCTGGGCGAAGACAATGCCCAGGTGTTCGAGACGCTGTTCGCCCAGCGGGGTTTTGTCGACGCCTTTATCCGCGTCCCCGGCGAAACCCGCAGCAACATCAAGCTGGCCGAGCAGGACGGGCGCATCACTGACCTCAACGGGCCGGGCCCGGTGGTCGACGCCGCCGCACAGCAGGCCTTGTTGGCGCGACTGGAGCAAATCGCCCCCGGCCATGACGTGGTCGTGGTGGCGGGCAGCTTGCCCCGGGGCGTCAGCCCGCAGTGGTTGCAGGCATTGATCACCCGCTTGAAGACACTCGGCCTGAACGTGGCCCTCGACACCAGTGGCGAAGCCTTGCGCGTTGCCCTGGCGGCGGGGCCGTGGCTGATCAAGCCGAACACCGAGGAACTGGCCGATGCGCTGGGTTGCGAGGTGGTGAGCGAAGTGGCCCAGGCACAAGCGGCTCAGCGCCTGCATGCCCAGGGTGTCGAGCATGTGGTGATTTCCCACGGTGCCGATGGCGTGAACTGGTTCAGTGTCGGTGCGGCGCTGCATGCCTCGCCACCCAAGGTCAGTGTCGCCAGTACCGTGGGTGCCGGGGATTCGCTGCTGGCGGGCATGCTCCACGGCCTGCTCAGTGCCGACACGCCGGAGCAGACGCTGCGCACCGCCACGGCCATCGCCGCCATGGCGGTCACGCAGATCGGTTTTGGCATCCACGACACCGCGTTGCTGGCGTCGCTTGAACAGGGCGTGCGCGTGCGCCCCCTGACAGAACAATAA
- a CDS encoding alkaline phosphatase D family protein yields the protein MSEFDLGRRRVMQAVGAGLLLPGLAPAVIASIKDRPLLTDGVQSGDLQGDRAMIWSRSDRPARMVVEWDTRSKFSNPRRVVSPMADARSDFTARVELTGLPRDQAIFYRVHFEDAQSGVASEPWLGHLRSVPQFKRNIRFVWSGDTVGQGFGINPDIGGMRIYEAMRLRLPDFFIHSGDTIYADGPVPAQITAEGGRIWRNLTTDAKSKVAETLDEYRGNYRYNLMDENVRRFNAEVPQIWQWDDHEVVNNWSPGKQLDERYQTKYIHSLVGRARQAWLEYAPMRRQKADGGGRIYRKLGYGPLLDVFVLDMRSYREANDANLGVAKPFLGREQLNWLKRELKQSRAQWKVIAADMPIGLGVPDGEVSPGVPRWEAVANGDPGPAQGRELELAELLGYLRKHQVRNYVWLTADVHYCAAHHYHPEQAAFQDFEPFWEFVAGPLNAGSFGPNALDKTFGPEVVFQKAPPAQNTSPFAGYQFFGEVNIDGPSGEMSVVLRDLEGVAVFEKKLQPV from the coding sequence ATGAGCGAATTCGACCTGGGCCGTCGTCGTGTGATGCAAGCCGTGGGGGCGGGGTTGTTGTTGCCGGGGCTGGCGCCGGCGGTGATCGCTTCGATCAAGGATCGTCCGCTGCTCACCGACGGTGTGCAGTCCGGCGACTTGCAGGGCGACCGGGCGATGATCTGGAGCCGCAGCGACCGTCCGGCGCGGATGGTGGTGGAGTGGGACACCCGCAGCAAATTCAGCAATCCGCGGCGTGTCGTTTCGCCCATGGCCGACGCCCGCAGTGATTTCACCGCCCGGGTCGAACTCACCGGGCTGCCCCGCGACCAGGCGATTTTCTACCGTGTGCATTTCGAAGATGCCCAGAGTGGTGTCGCCAGCGAACCCTGGCTCGGCCACCTGCGCAGCGTGCCGCAGTTCAAGCGCAACATCCGTTTCGTCTGGAGTGGCGACACCGTCGGCCAGGGCTTCGGGATCAACCCGGACATCGGCGGCATGCGCATCTACGAAGCCATGCGCCTGCGCCTGCCGGATTTCTTTATCCACAGCGGCGACACTATCTACGCCGACGGCCCGGTGCCGGCGCAAATCACCGCCGAGGGTGGGCGCATCTGGCGCAACCTCACCACCGACGCCAAGAGCAAGGTCGCCGAGACGCTGGATGAGTATCGCGGCAACTATCGCTACAACCTGATGGACGAAAACGTACGCCGTTTCAATGCCGAGGTGCCGCAGATCTGGCAGTGGGACGACCATGAGGTGGTCAACAACTGGTCGCCGGGCAAGCAACTGGACGAGCGTTACCAGACCAAGTATATCCACAGCCTGGTGGGGCGTGCGCGCCAGGCCTGGCTGGAATACGCGCCGATGCGCCGGCAGAAGGCCGACGGCGGTGGACGGATCTACCGCAAGCTCGGTTACGGGCCGCTGCTGGATGTGTTCGTACTGGACATGCGCAGTTACCGCGAAGCCAACGACGCCAACCTCGGCGTGGCCAAACCGTTCCTGGGGCGTGAGCAATTGAATTGGCTCAAGCGCGAATTGAAGCAATCCCGTGCCCAGTGGAAAGTCATTGCCGCCGACATGCCCATTGGCCTCGGTGTGCCGGATGGTGAGGTCAGCCCCGGCGTGCCGCGTTGGGAAGCGGTCGCCAACGGTGACCCGGGCCCGGCCCAGGGGCGTGAACTGGAGCTCGCCGAACTGCTGGGTTACCTGCGCAAACATCAGGTGCGCAACTACGTCTGGCTCACCGCGGACGTGCACTATTGCGCCGCCCATCACTACCACCCCGAACAGGCCGCCTTCCAGGATTTCGAACCGTTCTGGGAGTTCGTCGCCGGGCCGTTGAACGCCGGCAGCTTCGGGCCCAATGCCCTGGACAAGACCTTCGGCCCGGAAGTGGTGTTCCAGAAAGCTCCTCCGGCCCAGAACACCTCGCCGTTTGCCGGGTATCAGTTTTTTGGCGAGGTGAACATCGATGGGCCGAGCGGGGAGATGAGTGTGGTGTTGCGGGACCTGGAAGGTGTGGCGGTGTTCGAGAAGAAGTTACAGCCGGTTTGA